GCCGGCGACGTTCCAAATCGTCTTCAGAATAGACCGATCCGCCTTCATCCGCCCAACGGGGAACGGGCTGTTTGAAGTGGTGTGCGAATACGGTGTGGGTAATTTCGTGAGGCAGAACCGAATTCTTAAGCCGTTCGATAGGGCCTTTGATGTACATGTCCTGAGTGCCGCGACCGAAGTCGAAAGTCGTCGCGCCTTCCGCGGCCGAGCTCGCGGGAATGATTCGTAAGGGGCAGCGATTTTTCCAATTGGGCATTTCCTGACCCAGCCATTCGATCGCTTTTTCGCGTCGATACTTCTCGGCCAGGCGAGCGAATTCTTCGGCCATTTCTCGCGTAGGAGCTTCGACGACAAAGTTATCCGTCCGGACAACCGAACCGCCCGCTCGAACTGGAATGAGCACGCTTAAGGTGAAAATTAAAGAGATAATCCACTTTGCCATCCATAGCTCCTTCTACGCTTCACGTGTATGCTCTGCGTGAATGAAATGTAAACGCAAAACGCTTGCCAGTGGAATAGCAGCTCAAAAAAAGGGGGTTAAGCTTTACCGCAAACGTTGGAAATTGCCCAGAGTGAGGAACAAGCGGGCAAAAGCAGTTGTAACAAATGCAAAAATGAGGGCGAATTGACTGAACCTTGTAACAATTACACAACCCGCTCAAACAATTTTTCTGTGGGCTCGAATCGAATTTTGAAATAATTTTTCCTGCTCCAGGTTCCCTTTCTCATCAAAGGGCAGCCCAATCGTTTCCTGGCAAAGCTCAAGATTCGGGTGATTTTTCACTTCGGTCAGCAGGCTCGGAGATACCCATAACTCGCTGACTTCCAGAGAGTTAGGAATGAAAACGATCTTCCTCTGCGAGTCGTTCGGTTGCCAGCAGGTGTCGATAGCCGCGGCCAGGCACTCTTTATCCGTTTCGAAGGCGAGCGGGATTTTCGAACGCCAAAGCATGCACGCCGTGAGGTTGTTCATGCGAAAGGGAGTCGGATCGATGGCTCGAATTGCGCGGTTTGTGGTTAAGTCGGCGATACCGATTCCGGTGGCATTGCCATGCGATTCCGGAGAGACATCGAGACATACTATCCGTGTGATTCGAGGTTCGGCCGGCTCCATATCGGGGGAGTTTTCCACCAGGAAGCGGCCGACCACGTTCGGATCAATGCCGGATCCCGAGTAGTTTTTCCCGAGTTCGCCGATTACCAGGATATCGACCTGCTTGAAAGGAATCCGACCCATCCAACTGCGGGCAAGTTCCAAGAGCTTCGGTTCCGTTTCAAGTAGTTCGTCGCGATCCACCCATTGCAGAAGGGCCGTCTGATCGTGGGAGTTCTCCAGGATTCCCAGGCCGCCGAGGAATTTCGTGTTTTGTAAAATGACTTTAGCGGTTTCGGGAAGAATCTCCCGCAGACCCTTCACTCCCCAGCGGTGATGTTGGGAAGCTCCCTCTCTTTTTCCTAAGCCGATGACGGTCATTTTGGTGATGCCGCTTTCATAGCGTCCGCGATAATCGGTGTGCGGCTTGATGCGTGAAATCGTTATCACGCCGTCGGCCGATAGTGCATTGTCATCCCACCAGACTGGATCGCCGAAGCTGTTGATGCCGATCTGTTTGGCCGTCATTTCCGTGCGAACTTCCACATTCAAGTTCTTTTCGGTTATCCCATAAGCCGCTAACAGTTCTCGCTGACCTTCGGAACTGGCCCCGCCGTGGGAGCCCATCGCGGCCACGATAAAGGGCTTCGCTCCCAACTGTTGCAGGGAAAGCAGGGTGGCTCGGACGATTTGAAGGTAGTTGGCAATACCTCGCGAACCACAGGCTACGGCGATCCGATCACCGGGCCGTATCTTTTTCGAGAGGTTCGATTTCTGAAGCTGATTCTGAACCTCGAAAAACACATCTTGAACTTGAGGTTGGTTGGCGATTTGTTTGACGCGGTGGAAAATTGGCAGATTCACACGGACTCCCGGTTGGAGATTGCCATTGCTCGAATTTCAATGATTCGAGTACATTTTAATCGGAAAAGCTGGACTACCCACACGGTTGCCTTATGAAGCGAAAGAAAATCAGCATCGTAACACCCTGCTACAACGAGCAGGATAATCTGATCGATTGTTACGAGGCAGTGAAATCGGTATTCGCTTCCCAATTACCCGAATACGATCTGGAACATCTTTTCTGCGATAATGCCTCGAGCGATAACAGCCCGACTCTGTTGCGAGATCTGGCCGTTCGGGATGAACGGGTGAAGGTTATTTTGAACGCCCGCAACTTCGGGCCTTTTTGTTCGACCTTCAATGGTTTGATGAGTACTTCTGGGGACGCGGTCGTGGTGCTTTTGGCGGCCGATTTGCAGGATCCGCCCGAAGTGATCGTTGATTTCGTTCGTCGCTGGGAAGCGGGGTATCAAATTGTCTATGGCATCCGTCAGGTCCGCGAGGAAGGGTTTTTGCTTCGCAATACGAGGCATGTCTACTATCGGGCGGTTACTAGACTGGCTCATATGCCCATTCCTGCGGATGTAGGTGAATTTCAGCTCATTGATCGGCAGGTCGTGGAAGCTCTGCGTCAGTTCGATGACCACTACCCCTATATAAGAGGGATGATTGCCAGTTGCGGCTTCAACTCAGTGGGGGTCGAGTACACTTGGCGGGCCCGGCGTAAGGGAATTTCCAAGAATCGGATCTTCCATTTGATCGATCAAGGGCTTAACGGGCTGATTTCCTTCAGCAAGTTGCCCATGCGGATCTGCATGGCGGCCGGTTTTGTGCTGTCAGGATTCAGCATAC
The genomic region above belongs to Telmatocola sphagniphila and contains:
- a CDS encoding lactate racemase domain-containing protein; protein product: MNLPIFHRVKQIANQPQVQDVFFEVQNQLQKSNLSKKIRPGDRIAVACGSRGIANYLQIVRATLLSLQQLGAKPFIVAAMGSHGGASSEGQRELLAAYGITEKNLNVEVRTEMTAKQIGINSFGDPVWWDDNALSADGVITISRIKPHTDYRGRYESGITKMTVIGLGKREGASQHHRWGVKGLREILPETAKVILQNTKFLGGLGILENSHDQTALLQWVDRDELLETEPKLLELARSWMGRIPFKQVDILVIGELGKNYSGSGIDPNVVGRFLVENSPDMEPAEPRITRIVCLDVSPESHGNATGIGIADLTTNRAIRAIDPTPFRMNNLTACMLWRSKIPLAFETDKECLAAAIDTCWQPNDSQRKIVFIPNSLEVSELWVSPSLLTEVKNHPNLELCQETIGLPFDEKGNLEQEKLFQNSIRAHRKIV
- a CDS encoding glycosyltransferase family 2 protein; the encoded protein is MKRKKISIVTPCYNEQDNLIDCYEAVKSVFASQLPEYDLEHLFCDNASSDNSPTLLRDLAVRDERVKVILNARNFGPFCSTFNGLMSTSGDAVVVLLAADLQDPPEVIVDFVRRWEAGYQIVYGIRQVREEGFLLRNTRHVYYRAVTRLAHMPIPADVGEFQLIDRQVVEALRQFDDHYPYIRGMIASCGFNSVGVEYTWRARRKGISKNRIFHLIDQGLNGLISFSKLPMRICMAAGFVLSGFSILFAGFAFCWHLFHTGSPVPPGTPTLIVALFFFSGVQLFFFGVIGEYISAIHSQVRKKPLVIEKGRFNFDRDEATRKAA